In the genome of Pelodiscus sinensis isolate JC-2024 chromosome 3, ASM4963464v1, whole genome shotgun sequence, one region contains:
- the CRLS1 gene encoding cardiolipin synthase (CMP-forming) isoform X2: protein MHYENPWTIPNILSMARIGLAPVLGYLIVEEDFNIALGVFALAGITDLLDGFIARNWASQKSVLGSALDPLADKILISVLYVSLTCANLIPVPLTTLIILRDIVLIAAVFYVRYKTLSPPRTLSRYFNPCYATAQLKPTFISKMNTVVQLILVAASLAAPVFNYVDSIYLQTLWCITAFTTASSAYSYYHYGRKTVQVINNK from the exons ATGCAT TATGAAAACCCATGGACAATCCCAAATATACTTTCTATGGCAAGAATTGGTTTGGCTCCAGTTTTGGGTTATTTGATTGTTGAAGAAGATTTCAACATTGCTTTGGGTGTTTTTGCTCTGGCTGGGATAACAGACTTG TTGGATGGGTTTATTGCACGGAACTGGGCCAGTCAGAAATCTGTTTTGGGAAGTGCCCTTGATCCGCTAGCTGATAAAATTCTTATCAGTGTCCTGTATGTCAGCCTGACTTGTGCAAATCTTATTCCAG ttcCACTGACTACTTTGATCATTTTAAGGGACATAGTGCTAATTGCTGCTGTTTTTTATGTGCGATACAAAACACTATCCCCACCA AGAACACTTAGTAGATATTTCAACCCCTGTTATGCTACTGCACAGCTAAAACCAACTTTCATCAGCAAG ATGAACACAGTAGTTCAGCTAATCTTGGTGGCAGCTTCTTTAGCAGCTCCTGTTTTCAATTATGTGGATAGCATATATCTACAGACTTTATG GTGCATTACTGCTTTCACAACAGCATCGTCTGCATACAGTTATTATCATTATGGTCGGAAAACAGTCCAGGTAATAAACAACAAATGA
- the CRLS1 gene encoding cardiolipin synthase (CMP-forming) isoform X1: protein MWAAAWLGRGCRGLLRGASGGRRGFCLALGAPPLSGLAPRPAPAFAPGARREPRLRLLRALSPERLASGAPGLVSGARRRPLPDSPPARRRSDGGEAARTGRGADGGSSELYENPWTIPNILSMARIGLAPVLGYLIVEEDFNIALGVFALAGITDLLDGFIARNWASQKSVLGSALDPLADKILISVLYVSLTCANLIPVPLTTLIILRDIVLIAAVFYVRYKTLSPPRTLSRYFNPCYATAQLKPTFISKMNTVVQLILVAASLAAPVFNYVDSIYLQTLWCITAFTTASSAYSYYHYGRKTVQVINNK from the exons ATGTGGGCCGCCGCCTGGCTGGGCAGAGGCTGCCGGGGGCTCCTGAGAGGCGCGAGCGGCGGCCGCCGCGGCTTCTGCCTCGCGCTGGGGGCCCCCCCGCTGAGCGGCCTCGCGCCGCGGCCGGCCCCCGCCTTCGCCCCCGGCGCGAGGCGCGAGCCCCGGCTGCGGCTGCTGCGCGCGCTCTCCCCCGAGCGGTTGGCGAGCGGCGCCCCGGGCCTGGTCAGCGGCGCGCGGCGGCGCCCGCTCCCCGACAGCCCCCCGGCGCGGCGGCGCAGCGACGGCGGCGAGGCGGCGCGGACGGGCCGGGGAGCCGACGGCGGCTCCTCGGAGCTG TATGAAAACCCATGGACAATCCCAAATATACTTTCTATGGCAAGAATTGGTTTGGCTCCAGTTTTGGGTTATTTGATTGTTGAAGAAGATTTCAACATTGCTTTGGGTGTTTTTGCTCTGGCTGGGATAACAGACTTG TTGGATGGGTTTATTGCACGGAACTGGGCCAGTCAGAAATCTGTTTTGGGAAGTGCCCTTGATCCGCTAGCTGATAAAATTCTTATCAGTGTCCTGTATGTCAGCCTGACTTGTGCAAATCTTATTCCAG ttcCACTGACTACTTTGATCATTTTAAGGGACATAGTGCTAATTGCTGCTGTTTTTTATGTGCGATACAAAACACTATCCCCACCA AGAACACTTAGTAGATATTTCAACCCCTGTTATGCTACTGCACAGCTAAAACCAACTTTCATCAGCAAG ATGAACACAGTAGTTCAGCTAATCTTGGTGGCAGCTTCTTTAGCAGCTCCTGTTTTCAATTATGTGGATAGCATATATCTACAGACTTTATG GTGCATTACTGCTTTCACAACAGCATCGTCTGCATACAGTTATTATCATTATGGTCGGAAAACAGTCCAGGTAATAAACAACAAATGA